A window of the Trichoderma asperellum chromosome 4, complete sequence genome harbors these coding sequences:
- a CDS encoding uncharacterized protein (MEROPS:MER0064210) → MPSTRSSSASSSPTGHWSSRFTGLSLVYRSRHSSGDSTSSSESIRPWGSSAVSTPRDDSHKKRKKRSHSTRMPFRQRMARHFGDSLSPEKPFLSYYDVLLTVEDMKSLKNDWLTDNNIAFWEEYLEHETLPRFPQARIILLRPSMTFLLMKEPDMRHVRSALPDFNKVTHVFLPINDNRNVAMAEGGSHWSLLLVSVLDGIAFHYDSLGGANYAEANLATRKLSEIVQRPIRFVNLEDSPQQENGSDCGVFVCLLMRHLLVKRLLAANAREKVSMSMAGKMVDSNGGRKEMLRIIENLRKEGERRRSASPFASTKTPPRIE, encoded by the exons ATGCCTTCGACGAGGTCTTCATCGGCGTCCTCGTCGCCAACCGGACACTGGAG CAGTCGTTTTACCGGCCTTTCCTTGGTCTACCGCAGCCGCCACAGCTCCGGCGACAGCACCAGCTCGTCCGAGTCAATTCGTCCTtggggcagcagcgccgtgtCGACGCCGCGCGACGATTCgcacaagaagaggaagaagcgcaGCCACAGCACCAGAATGCCTTTCCGACAGCGCATGGCCCGCCATTTTGGCGATTCT CTCTCGCCCGAAAAGCCCTTCCTCAGCTACTACGATGTCCTGCTCACCGTGGAAGACATGAAGTCGCTGAAGAACGACTGGCTGACCGACAACAACATTGCCTTTTGGGAAGAATACTTGGAGCACGAGACGCTTCCGCGATTCCCCCAGGCCCGCATCATCCTGCTGCGCCCGAGCATGACGTTTCTGCTCATGAAGGAGCCTGATATGCGCCACGTTCGATCTGCGCTGCCAGACTTTAACAAGGTCACCCACGTCTTCCTGCCCATCAACGATAATCGAAATGTTGCCATGGCCGAGGGCGGCAGCCACtggtcgctgctgctggtgtctGTTCTCGACGGCATCGCCTTCCACTACGACTCGCTCGGCGGAGCCAACTACGCCGAGGCAAACCTGGCCACGCGCAAGCTCAGCGAGATTGTCCAGCGGCCCATTCGTTTTGTCAACCTGGAGGACTCGCCCCAGCAGGAAAACGGCAGCGACTGCGGCGTCTTTGTCTGTCTTTTGATGCGACACCTGCTCGTCAAGCGCCTCTTGGCGGCTAATGCTCGCGAAAAGGTTTCCATGAGCATGGCAGGAAAAATGGTCGATAGCAATGGTGGCCGGAAAGAGATGCTCCGTATTATTGAAAATTTGCGTAAGGAGGGAGAGCGTCGCCGTTC TGCGAGCCCCTTTGCTTCAACCAAGACTCCTCCGCGAATTGAATAG
- a CDS encoding uncharacterized protein (EggNog:ENOG41), whose protein sequence is MVPKLRTKTNTRARVQRAPTKFSELEVTPSRPNEKHHPPSKGDKENLLLSQENRDECYLDDHNIGDSVFDETQDITNTASFAWSDAGSTNVTRRSTPAPPDDFPIEEFWDFDDEDDEVIEQMFSQDPKNKNLPDTVPLQEPSPHVDFSETASTIRRSSPFLTSDARKDIWDFSDSLSGSDSPPEEIKTGQSEKICLEPNPRSQKIAIDDIYDATPKKDAMPAQVKTAVESKAMKSKTVSVMQDHSTAAAMHSNFETTSQPSLRASAKNKKHLQKAKEPIRFDPVTQEIVDIPVSKKKNPPPKRSIVSALQESAKGSSSPFVSTKKASRKQAPKQKQPKTQPAKKRKPEAETAQHDSPSVDILKSSPVQIVMAGSAEVSPDLRPVHHESKAMEIQPICAEDIPGPKHKQNEHLHQTSLAMNEASNGPESLSIRAPAKRRKVSRQFTISEMGSPVVARDAAPMKKAGPAIPELDPLMMESTNPVVAVQRPSFLRTASGDKLYGQQSDNVVGSIDGNGPSRWLRRVDEQKPSLKRNSSTGRNFHDNMIESFLQNTKPPQGLQDRRLDEVIHHGQVYNQICLTVNQLMVHLDGKKAAASKIVEAYHAGGTSSITYMQQQCLYDCQRVVATFRRHGALFDKNLQAAKDAIKTRRRARARVVGELDELLKSRNQAYGKAGSNLGAVV, encoded by the exons ATGGTCCCAAAACTTCGTACGAAAACCAATACTCGTGCCAGAGTGCAGAGGGCACCGACCAAGTTCAGTGAACTAGAGGTAACGCCCAGTCGACCCAATGAAAAGCACCATCCTCCTTCCAAGGGTGACAAAGAAAATTTGCTGCTCTCTCAGGAAAATAGAGATGAGTGCTATCTGGATGACCACAATATCGGAGACTCAGTTTTCGACGAGACACAAGACATCACGAACACGGCTTCATTTGCATGGTCGGACGCTGGCTCCACCAATGTAACCCGTCGCAGCACCCCAGCTCCCCCGGATGACTTCCCAATCGAAGAGTTTTGGGactttgatgatgaggacgatgaagtAATTGAACAGATGTTTAGCCAGGATcccaaaaataaaaacctgCCTGACACTGTGCCTCTCCAAGAACCCTCGCCCCATGTCGACTTCTCGGAAACTGCGTCTACCATTCGCCGCAGTTCGCCTTTTCTGACAAGTGATGCGCGAAAAGACATTTGGGATTTTTCTGATAGTCTATCAGGAAGCGACTCACCTCCAGAGGAGATTAAAACCGGCCAATCAGAGAAAATTTGTCTCGAGCCGAATCCTAGATCACAAAAAATAGCGATTGATGACATATATGATGCCACGCCGAAGAAAGATGCGATGCCAGCTCAGGTAAAGACTGCAGTTGAATCGAAGGCTATGAAGTCAAAGACTGTCAGTGTCATGCAAGATCATTCCACTGCGGCGGCCATGCATTCAAATTTTGAGACTACTAGCCAACCATCTTTGCGTGCCTCTgcaaagaacaaaaaacaCCTTCAGAAGGCAAAAGAGCCCATCCGGTTTGATCCGGTGACCCAGGAGATTGTTGATATACCCGtatccaagaagaaaaacccACCTCCAAAACGATCCATCGTAAGTGCTCTACAAGAATCTGCAAAGGGATCGAGCTCTCCGTTTGTCAGCACCAAAAAGGCATCTCGAAAACAAGCTCCCAAGCAAAAACAACCCAAAACTCAGCCTGCAAAGAAGCGCAAGCCCGAGGCGGAGACAGCCCAACACGACTCACCCAGCGTCGATATTTTGAAGAGCAGTCCCGTGCAGATTGTCATGGCCGGTTCTGCAGAAGTCTCACCAGATTTGCGCCCTGTTCATCATGAGAGCAAGGCGATGGAAATCCAACCCATCTGCGCAGAGGATATTCCTGGTCCAAAGCACAAGCAAAACGAGCACCTTCATCAAACGTCACTCGCCATGAACGAAGCCAGTAATGGGCCCGAATCACTCTCCATTCGTGCTCCTGCCAAGAGAAGGAAAGTATCTAGACAGTTTACCATTTCTGAAATGGGCAGCCCCGTTGTTGCAAGAGATGCTGCACCTATGAAAAAAGCTGGCCCTGCCATACCTGAGCTGGATCCATTAATGATGGAGAGCACAAACCCGGTGGTAGCAGTACAGCGTCCATCTTTTTTGAGGACTGCCTCGGGGGACAAACTGTACGGACAGCAGTCGGATAATGTTGTTGGAAGCATTGATGGCAATGGCCCATCAAGATGGCTCCGCAGGGTGGACGAGCAAAAGCCGTCCCTAAAGCGTAACTCCAGCACGGGAAGAAACTTTCACGATAACATGATTGAGAGTTTCCTGCAAAATACCAAACCACCGCAAGGCCTTCAAGATCGCCGGCTAGATGAGGTGATCCACCATGGCCAAGTTTATAATCAGATTTGTCTCACGGTGAAC CAACTTATGGTTCACCTGGATGGAAAGAAAGCGGCCGCCTCTAAAATTGTGGAAGCATACCATGCTGGCGGGACGTCTTCGATAACGTatatgcagcagcagtgttTGTATGACTGCCAGAGAGTGGTGGCCACATTTCGCAGACATGGTGCACTATTTGACAAAAATCTACAAGCTGCCAAGGACGCCATAAAGACTCGTAGGCGGGCTCGAGCCAGGGTAGTGGGCGAGCTTGATGAGCTGTTGAAGTCGCGTAATCAGGCTTATGGCAAAGCAGGTTCGAACCTTGGAGCTGTTGTTTGA